AGCGGGATGAGACCATCCGCTGCCTGTTGATTACCGGTGCGGGGCGTGGGTTCTGCGCCGGGCAAGATCTGAACGACCGTAACGTCGATCCGACCGGTCCGGCGCCCGACCTGGGGATGTCCGTTGAGACGTTTTACAACCCGCTGGTTCGCCGTCTGGCAAAGCTGCCGAAACCGGTGATTGCCGCGGTAAATGGTGTCGCGGCGGGGGCTGGCGCGACACTGGCGCTGGGCTGCGACATGGTGATTGCCGCCCGTTCAGCCAGCTTTGTGATGGCATTCAGTAAGCTTGGTCTGGTCCCGGATTGCGGCGGAACCTGGCTGCTGCCGCGTGTCGCTGGTCGTGCCCGGGCAATGGGGCTGGCGCTGCTGGGCGATAAGCTGAGTGCAGAACAGGCACAGTCCTGGGGAATGATCTGGCAGGTGGTGGACGATGAACAACTGGCGACCACGGCGCAGCAGATGGCGCTGCACATTGCCTCACAACCGACGTTTGGTCTGGGGTTGATCAAGCAGGCGATGCATGCTGCTGAAACGAACACCCTGGATGCGCAGCTCGATCTGGAGCGTGATTACCAGCGTCTTGCCGGACGCAGCGACGACTACCGTGAAGGTGTCAGCGCATTTATGGCGAAACGCACGCCGCACTTTACGGGGAAATAAGATGGTGATGAATATTCGCACTGTTGCCGTCATCGGAAGCGGCACGATGGGCGCCGGGATCGCGGAAGTCGCGGCAAGTCATGGTCATCAGGTCCTGATTTACGATATTGCAGGACAGGCGGTTTCACAGGCGATTGAGAGCATCGGTCAGCGTCTTGATTCCCGCGTTGCTCGAGGAAAACTGTCCGGTGAGGCCCGCGAACAGATTCTTGCACGGTTCATCCCCGTGACCGACATCGATGCGCTGGCGGCGGCGGACCTGGTGATTGAAGCCGCGTCTGAACGCCTCGACGTAAAAAAAGCGTTGTTCGCAAAACTGGCTGAGATTTGCCAGCCACAAACCGTACTGACCAGCAATACCTCGTCCATCTCCGTTACCGCGATTGCGGCGGATGTCCGTCACCCTGAACGCGTGGCCGGGCTGCACTTCTTCAACCCTGCGCCCGTGATGAAACTGGTGGAAGTGGTCAGCGGTCTGGCGACATCTCCCGAAGTGGCCGACGGGCTCTGTGAGCTGGCCGTGAACTGGGGAAAACAGCCTGTGCGCTGCCAGTCCACGCCGGGGTTTATCGTCAACCGCGTGGCGCGTCCATTCTATTCAGAAGCCTGGCGTGCGCTGGAGGAACAGGTGGCATCCCCGGAAGTGATCGATGCGGCGCTGCGGGACGGCGGAGGATTTCCGATGGGACCGCTGGAACTGACCGACATGATTGGTCAGGACGTTAACTTTGCGGTGACCTGCTCGGTGTTTAACGCGTTCTGGCAGGAACGCCGTTTTCTGCCCTCGCTGGTACAGCAGGAGCTGGTACTGGCGGGACGTCTGGGCAAAAAAAGCGGAAAGGGCGTGTATGACTGGGGCGGTGAAAAACCGGCAGTGCAGTGGCTTGACACCGTGAGTGACAGCTATAGCCCAATGTGCGTGCAGAAAAAACGTGACGGTGTCACTGAGGTCGACGATGTGCTGCTGGTCGAAACACAAGGGGAAACGGCGCAGTCGTTGGCGCGCAGTCTGCACAGCCCCGTGGTGGTGGTGGATCGTATGGACGGTGATGTTGCCGTGATTGCCGCAGCGGCCAGTAATCCTCATTCCGCGACGCAAAAAGCCATTTTTTATCTGCAACAACAGGGCCAACGAGTGGTGCAGATTGCCGATTATCCCGGCCTGCTGATCTGGCGCACAGTGGCGATGATTATCAATGAAGCGCTGGATGCCCTGCAAAAAGGGGTTGCCAGTGAGAAGGATATCGATACTGCGATGCGTCTTGGCGTGAACTATCCGTGTGGCCCCGTTGCCTGGGGTGAACGTCTGGGCTGGCAGCGTCTGCTCCTGCTGCTGGAAAACCTGCAACGTCATTACGGCGAAGAACGCTATCGCCCTTGTTCACTCTTGCGCCAGCGTGCGCTTCTGGAGAGTAGCTATGAGTCATAACGCCTGGCACAACGCCCGTGCCATGTACGAGCACGATGCCTGTGCGCAGGCTCTGGGGATCGACATTGTTGAAATGGATGAGGGGGTTGCGGTGGTGACGATGACCATCACCCCGCAGATGCTGAATGGCCATAAAACCTGCCACGGCGGGCAGCTTTTTTCGCTGGCGGACACGGCATTTGCTTACGCCTGTAACAGCCAGGGGCTGGCGGCTGTGGCATCGGCCTGTTCGATCGACTTTCTCCGTCCGGGATTTGCCGGGGACAGGCTTACCGCCACTGCGCGGGTTCTGCACCAGGGGAAACTGACCGGTGTCTACGACATTGAAATTCAGAATCAACAACACAAAACAGTCGCACTCTTTCGCGGGAAATCTCACCGCATTGGCGGCAGTGTGACAGGAGAAGCCTGATGCGTGACGCATTTATTTGTGACGGTGTTCGTACCCCGGTTGGTCGGTATGGGGGTGTTTTCTCAGGCATTCGCGCGGACGATCTCGGCGCTGTGCCGTTGCGTGCGCTGCTGGCACGTTACCCGCAACTGGATGCGGAGCGCATTGATGATCTCATCTTCGGCTGCGCTAACCAGGCAGGGGAAGACAACCGTAACGTGGCGCGTATGGCCTCCCTTCTGGCCGGGCTGCCGCAGTCGGTTTCCGGGACTACCATTAACCGCCTCTGTGGTTCAGGCCTGGATGCCATCGGTTTTGCGGCACGAACCATCAAAGCCGGTGAGGGTGATTTATTGATTGCTGGTGGCGTGGAGTCGATGTCCCGTGCGCCGTTTGTGATGGGAAAAGCCACGGCGGCCTTTCAGCGTCAGGCGGAGATCTTCGATACCACCATCGGCTGGCGATTTGTGAATCCGCTCATGCATCAGCAATGTGGTACTGACAGCATGCCGGAAACGGCAGAGAATGTAGCTGAATTGTTAAATATCAGTCGAGCGGATCAAGATGCTTTCGCACTGCGCAGCCAGCAGCGTACTGCCCAGGCGCAACAGAATGGCATTCTGGCGCAGGAAATTGTCCCGGTGAGCGTGACAGGGAAAAAGGGGGGAGTCACCGAGGTGTCTGTTGATGAACATCCGCGTGCCGACACCACGCTGGAACAACTTGCCTCGCTGAAGACACCTTTTCGCAAGAATGGCGTCGTGACGGCGGGTAATGCCTCCGGCGTAAACGATGGGGCAGCGGCGCTGATCATTGCCAGCGAACAGATGGCGCTTGCACAAGGGTTAGTGCCTCGCACGCGCATCGTGGCAATGGCGACGGCAGGCGTGGAACCGCGTCTGATGGGGTTAGGCCCCGTCCCCGCGACCCGTAAAGTGCTGGAGCGTGCCGGACTCAGTATTACCGATATGGATGTTATCGAGCTTAACGAGGCTTTTGCGTCGCAGGCGCTGGCTGTGTTGCGTCAACTGGGATTGCCGGACGATGGTGCACACGTCAACCCGAACGGCGGCGCGATTGCATTGGGACATCCACTGGGGATGAGCGGCGCAAGACTGGCGTTGGCAGCCAGTAACGAATTGCACCGACGAAACGGGCGCTATGCGCTGTGTACGATGTGTATCGGTGTGGGTCAGGGTATTGCCATGATCCTTGAGCGAGTTTGAGCGAAAAACAATGTGAGTACCCTACAATGACAACGACAACAACACAGCTTGACCCGATCGAAACCGCGTCCCTTGATGAACTGCAGGCCCTGCAAACCCAGCGCCTTAAGTGGACGCTGAAGCACGCCTACGACAATGTGCCGATGTACAAACGCAAGTTCGATGCAGCGGGCGTTCACCCTGATGATTTCAACGAGTTGGCAGATATTCGCAAATTCCCATGTACCACTAAACAGGACCTGCGCGATAACTACCCGTTCGATACCTTTGCCGTTCCGATGGAGAAGGTGGTGCGTATTCACGCCTCGTCCGGTACAACCGGGAAGCCGACCGTCGTGGGATATACCCAAAATGACATCGACACCTGGGCAAACATCGTCGCCCGGTCGCTGCGCGCTGCCGGCGGCAGTGCAAAAGACAAAATCCATGTGGCTTACGGGTACGGATTGTTTACCGGCGGGCTGGGCGCGCACTACGGCGCTGAACGTCTGGGGGCCACCGTGATCCCGATGTCCGGCGGCCAGACCGAGAAGCAGGCGCAACTGATCCGCGATTTTCAGCCTGATATGATCATGGTCACGCCGTCGTATTGCCTCAATTTGATTGAAGAGCTGGAGCGACAGATGGGCGGAGATGCCAGTAAATGCTCTCTGCGTGTCGGTGTGTTTGGGGCAGAGCCCTGGACACTGGCAATGCGCCGCGAAATCGAGAAGCGTCTGGGGATCACCGCGCTGGACATTTACGGGCTGTCAGAAGTGATGGGGCCAGGCGTGGCGATGGAGTGTATCGAAACCGCCGACGGCCCGACCATCTGGGAAGATCATTTCTATCCGGAAATCGTCAATCCGAAAGACGGAACTCCGCTGGACGATGGCGAGCAAGGGGAACTGCTCTTCACCACGCTCACCAAAGAAGCGTTACCGGTGATTCGTTACCGCACGCGTGACCTGACACGCCTGTTGCCAGGTACGGCGCGCACCATGCGCAGGATGGATCGCATCAGCGGACGCAGCGACGATATGCTGATCATCCGGGGGGTAAACGTCTTCCCGTCGCAGCTTGAGGAAGAGATCGTCAAGTTTGAACATCTTTCGCCCCATTATCAGCTGGAGGTAAACCGTCGCGGTCATCTTGATTCGCTTTCTGTCAAAGTGGAGCTGAAAGAGAGTAGTTTAACGTTGAGCCATGAGCAGCGCTGTCAGGTATGCCATGAGTTGCGCCACCGTATTAAATCGATGGTGGGGATTTCAACGGATGTCACCATCGTGAACTGCGGCAGTATTCCACGTTCAGAAGGTAAAGCCTGCCGCGTCTTTGATATGCGTAAAGCGATTGTGAATACCTGAGCCTGAATCTGGCCCTCTCTTTTTTGGGAGAGGGCCGGTAAAAATGGCTGTGCTATGATTCATTATCGACAATAAAGACAACAGAATGAATCACATGAATAAACTTGATGCCTTTATCCAGCATGCCGTGAGTTCTGTTCCCATTAGCGGAACATCGCTGATTTCGTCACTGTATGGTGATGCGCTTTCCCATCGTGGAGGCGAAATTTGGCTGGGGAGCCTGGCTGCGCTGTTTGAAGGAATGGGATTCGGTGAACGCTTTGTGCGTACCGCGTTGTTTCGCCTGAACAAAGAAGGTTGGCTGGACGTATCGCGGCTTGGGCGTCGCAGTTTTTACCGCCTGAGCGATAAAGGGTTGCGCCTGACGCGTCGTGCGGAGAACAAAATCTATCGCGCGGAACTGCCCGCCTGGGATGGCAAGTGGTTGCTGCTGCTGTCTGAAGGGCTGGATAAAGTCACGCTTGCCGATGTAAAAAAACAGCTGATCTGGCAGGGGTTTGGCACGCTTGCGCCAAGCCTGATGGCCTCGCCTTCGCAACATCTGGCGGATGTGCAATCTCTGCTGCATGAAGCGGGTGTGGCGGAAAACGTGATCTTTTTTGAAGCACATTCCCCGCTGGCGCTTTCCCGTGCGGCACTGCGTGCGCGGGTGGAAGAGTGCTGGCAACTCACCGAACAAAATACGATGTACGAAACCTTTATTGACTCCTTCCGGCCTCTGTTGCCGCTATTGAAGGAGGCCGAGCCGGAGGAACTTACGCCTGAGCGTTGCTTCCAGATCCAGCTGTTACTGATCCATTTTTATCGCCGTGTGGTGCTCAAAGACCCGCTGTTGCCGGAGGAGTTACTGCCTGCGCACTGGGCAGGACAGAGTGCCAGACAGCTGTGCATTAATATCTACCAACGCGTAGCCTCAGGCGCGCTGGCTTTTGTCAGTGAAAAAGGTGAAACCTCTGTGGGTGAATTGCCTGTGCCTGGGTCGCTCTTTTTTCAGCGCTTTGGTGGCCTGAATATCGCATAAGGAGAGGGTATGCCTGTTTATCAAATTGACGGTCTGACGCCGGTTGTCCCTGATGAGAGTTATGTCCATCCCACTGCCGTTTTGATTGGCGATGTGATTCTGGGCAAAGGGGTGTACATCGGCCCGAATGCTAGCCTGCGTGGCGATTTTGGCCGTATCGTGGTGAAAGATGGGGCGAACATCCAGGATAACTGTGTGATGCACGGGTTTCCTGAGCAGGATACCGTCGTGGAGGAAGACGGGCATATTGGTCACAGCGCCATTTTGCATGGCTGCATTATTCGCCGCAACGCGCTGGTTGGGATGAATGCGGTGGTGATGGATGGGGCGGTGATCGGAGAAAACAGCATTGTCGGGGCGGCGGCGTTTGTGAAAGCGAAGGCGGATATGCCCGCCAATCATCTGATTATCGGCAGTCCGGCGAAAGCCATCCGCGAACTGAGCGAGCAAGAACTCGTCTGGAAAAAACAGGGGACACGTGAATATCAGGTGCTGGTGGAACGCTGCAAAAAAACGATGCACCAGGTTGAGCCGTTGCGGGATGTTGAACCCGGACGTAAACGACTGGAATTTGATGAAAATTTACGCCCTAAATCGGCAGGGTAAAGGCTGTAGCGTAGCGTGTTACCCGTCAAAATTCGCCAGTTCAGGTCGCCCGATTAAGCGTGACACAAAATTCTGAACACAGCCTTACGTCGTCAATAAGAAGAGGCGCCAGAAGGCGCTTCCTGATATCACTTATTTTGGTATAAATCCCAGCGATTTCCGTAGAGATCCTCAAATACGACGACGGTTCCATACTCTTCCTCGCGCGGCGTTTCACAAAACTGAACGCCAGCCGTCTTCATGGCATTATAGTCACGCCAGAAATCGTCGGTCTGGAGGAAAAGAAAAACGCGCCCACCGCACTGATTACCAATAAACGCTTCCTGCGTGTCATTGGAGGCCCGTGCCAGCAGAAGATGGCAGTCGCTTTCCGGGTTCGGTGTCACGACAACCCAGCGTTTCCCAGGCTGGGGTGTGTCTTCGACCAGCTTAAAACCCAGTTTCTTGGTGTAGTATTCAATGGCGCGATCGTAATCATCAACAACGATGGCCACATGGCCCATGCATCTTTTTTGTGTTCTCAAAAGCCACTCCTTCCTTTGCAATGAAACCGGTATTTTGCGGCCAGACTATATCACCCGGATGTGCGTTTACGCAGGTATTCCTGTTTTGCGCAAGGGAACAATCGGGCGAGAGTGTGGTGATAAATGGATGTTCACGAAGGGGAAAACGGGAAGGAGAAAAAGAAAAACCCTCCCACCAGGCGGTGAGAGGGGGAAATCTTATGCAGCCACCAGGCTGTCGATTGCTGCTTTCGCGTCAGACTGTGCTTTGGTCGCGACTTCAGGTCCGTAAGCAATACCTTCTGCGAACACAAAGTTCACATCGGTGATACCGATGAAGCCCAGGAAAATGGTCAGATACGGTGCAACCAGGTCAGTTGCGGTATCTTTGTGAATACCGCCACGGCTGGTCAGAACCACCGCACGTTTACCTTTCACCAGGCCTTCTGGGCCGTTTTCGGTGTAACGGAAGGTTACGCCAGCACGTGCAACCAGGTCGAAGTAGTTCTTCAACTGAGTCGGGATGTTGAAGTTGTACATTGGGGCGTTGATCACGATAACGTCGTGAGCCTGCAGCTCAGCAATCAGTTCATCGGACAGCGCCAGCGCTTCCTGCTGACGCGGAGTCAGTGGGGCATCGCTCGGACGCAGGGCGCCAACCAGTTCGCCATCCAGCACAGGAATCGGGTTTGCGGCCAGATCACGGACGGTGATTTCATCAGCGCTATGCTGTTCACGCCACTGTTCAACGAAATAATCGGACAGCTGACCGGACTGAGAGTACCCTGCCAGAATACTGGATTTAAGAACTAATACTTTGCTCATGGGTGATTCCTATATTGTATTTGATTGAAGGGGGTTGCCCCGTTGCTTGTTGACACTCTATTCACAATCCTGCCGCAGGGATAGCGCAATATATCGAATCCTATGTTCGATTTTTTTGAATAAGGCGTAGAAAGCGCCGATGTGGTACTCTATCCCAATCATTAAAATGAGATTTTACCCGGCAGAGCACTGCCCGTTAACGCTATGACAGAACAACAAAAATTAACCTTCCCGATGCTCATGCAGCAGCTTGATACGCTGATGCTGCGCGATAAACAGCGTTTTGCCCGCCGTCTGCATGGTGTGAAGAAGGTTAAAAATCCTGATGCACAACAGGCCATTTACCAGGAGATGGCTAAAGAGATTGAACAAGCCGCAGGGAAAGTTTCGCTGCGCGAAGCGGCGCGTCCGGTGATTGACTACCCGGAAAACCTGCCCGTTAGCCAGAAAAAGCAGGAAATTCTGGAAGCGGTGCGCGATCACCAGGTGGTGATTGTGGCGGGGGAAACCGGGTCGGGAAAAACGACCCAGTTGCCGAAAATCTGTATGGAGCTGGGGCGCGGTATTAAAGGTCTGATCGGCCATACCCAACCGCGTCGCCTGGCGGCGCGTACCGTGGCAAACCGTATTGCCGAAGAGTTGAAGACGGAGCCGGGCGGTTGCATTGGCTACAAGGTGCGTTTCAGCGATCACGTCAGCGATAACACCATGGTCAAACTGATGACCGACGGTATTCTGCTGGCGGAAATTCAGCAGGACCGTCTGTTGATGCAGTATGACACTATCATCATCGATGAAGCGCATGAGCGCAGTCTGAACATTGATTTCCTCCTGGGTTATCTGCGTGAGTTGCTGCCGCGTCGCCCGGATCTCAAAATCATTATTACCTCGGCGACCATCGATCCTGAACGTTTCTCGCGCCACTTTAACAATGCGCCGATCATTGAAGTCTCTGGCCGTACCTATCCGGTTGAGGTGCGTTATCGTCCTGTCGTGGAAGAGGCGGAAGATACAGAACGCGACCAGTTGCAGGCGATCTTTGATGCGGTGGATGAACTGGGGCGCGAAAGTCCGGGCGATATCCTGATCTTCATGAGCGGTGAGCGGGAAATCCGTGACACCGCTGATGCGCTAAGCAAGCGCGACCTGCGCCATACCGAGATCCTGCCGCTTTATGCGCGCTTATCAAACAGTGAACAGAATCGGGTATTCCAGGCACATAACGGGCGTCGCATTGTGCTGGCCACTAACGTGGCGGAAACCTCGCTGACTGTACCGGGTATTAAATACGTTATCGACCCCGGTACGGCGCGTATCAGCCGCTACAGCTACCGCACTAAAGTACAGCGCCTGCCGATTGAGCCGGTTTCGCAGGCCTCGGCTAACCAGCGTAAAGGGCGCTGTGGCCGTGTGTCGGAAGGGATCTGTATTCGCCTTTATTCGGAAGATGATTTCCTGTCGCGTCCGGAATTTACCGACCCGGAAATTCTGCGTACCAACCTGGCAT
This sequence is a window from Enterobacter sp. RHBSTW-00994. Protein-coding genes within it:
- the paaG gene encoding 2-(1,2-epoxy-1,2-dihydrophenyl)acetyl-CoA isomerase PaaG; its protein translation is MVEFILSHVEQGVMTLTLNRPERLNSFNDVMHQQLADCLKQAERDETIRCLLITGAGRGFCAGQDLNDRNVDPTGPAPDLGMSVETFYNPLVRRLAKLPKPVIAAVNGVAAGAGATLALGCDMVIAARSASFVMAFSKLGLVPDCGGTWLLPRVAGRARAMGLALLGDKLSAEQAQSWGMIWQVVDDEQLATTAQQMALHIASQPTFGLGLIKQAMHAAETNTLDAQLDLERDYQRLAGRSDDYREGVSAFMAKRTPHFTGK
- the paaH gene encoding 3-hydroxyacyl-CoA dehydrogenase PaaH; its protein translation is MVMNIRTVAVIGSGTMGAGIAEVAASHGHQVLIYDIAGQAVSQAIESIGQRLDSRVARGKLSGEAREQILARFIPVTDIDALAAADLVIEAASERLDVKKALFAKLAEICQPQTVLTSNTSSISVTAIAADVRHPERVAGLHFFNPAPVMKLVEVVSGLATSPEVADGLCELAVNWGKQPVRCQSTPGFIVNRVARPFYSEAWRALEEQVASPEVIDAALRDGGGFPMGPLELTDMIGQDVNFAVTCSVFNAFWQERRFLPSLVQQELVLAGRLGKKSGKGVYDWGGEKPAVQWLDTVSDSYSPMCVQKKRDGVTEVDDVLLVETQGETAQSLARSLHSPVVVVDRMDGDVAVIAAAASNPHSATQKAIFYLQQQGQRVVQIADYPGLLIWRTVAMIINEALDALQKGVASEKDIDTAMRLGVNYPCGPVAWGERLGWQRLLLLLENLQRHYGEERYRPCSLLRQRALLESSYES
- the paaI gene encoding hydroxyphenylacetyl-CoA thioesterase PaaI, with protein sequence MSHNAWHNARAMYEHDACAQALGIDIVEMDEGVAVVTMTITPQMLNGHKTCHGGQLFSLADTAFAYACNSQGLAAVASACSIDFLRPGFAGDRLTATARVLHQGKLTGVYDIEIQNQQHKTVALFRGKSHRIGGSVTGEA
- the pcaF gene encoding 3-oxoadipyl-CoA thiolase, which produces MRDAFICDGVRTPVGRYGGVFSGIRADDLGAVPLRALLARYPQLDAERIDDLIFGCANQAGEDNRNVARMASLLAGLPQSVSGTTINRLCGSGLDAIGFAARTIKAGEGDLLIAGGVESMSRAPFVMGKATAAFQRQAEIFDTTIGWRFVNPLMHQQCGTDSMPETAENVAELLNISRADQDAFALRSQQRTAQAQQNGILAQEIVPVSVTGKKGGVTEVSVDEHPRADTTLEQLASLKTPFRKNGVVTAGNASGVNDGAAALIIASEQMALAQGLVPRTRIVAMATAGVEPRLMGLGPVPATRKVLERAGLSITDMDVIELNEAFASQALAVLRQLGLPDDGAHVNPNGGAIALGHPLGMSGARLALAASNELHRRNGRYALCTMCIGVGQGIAMILERV
- the paaK gene encoding phenylacetate--CoA ligase PaaK, with the protein product MTTTTTQLDPIETASLDELQALQTQRLKWTLKHAYDNVPMYKRKFDAAGVHPDDFNELADIRKFPCTTKQDLRDNYPFDTFAVPMEKVVRIHASSGTTGKPTVVGYTQNDIDTWANIVARSLRAAGGSAKDKIHVAYGYGLFTGGLGAHYGAERLGATVIPMSGGQTEKQAQLIRDFQPDMIMVTPSYCLNLIEELERQMGGDASKCSLRVGVFGAEPWTLAMRREIEKRLGITALDIYGLSEVMGPGVAMECIETADGPTIWEDHFYPEIVNPKDGTPLDDGEQGELLFTTLTKEALPVIRYRTRDLTRLLPGTARTMRRMDRISGRSDDMLIIRGVNVFPSQLEEEIVKFEHLSPHYQLEVNRRGHLDSLSVKVELKESSLTLSHEQRCQVCHELRHRIKSMVGISTDVTIVNCGSIPRSEGKACRVFDMRKAIVNT
- the paaX gene encoding phenylacetic acid degradation operon negative regulatory protein PaaX — its product is MNHMNKLDAFIQHAVSSVPISGTSLISSLYGDALSHRGGEIWLGSLAALFEGMGFGERFVRTALFRLNKEGWLDVSRLGRRSFYRLSDKGLRLTRRAENKIYRAELPAWDGKWLLLLSEGLDKVTLADVKKQLIWQGFGTLAPSLMASPSQHLADVQSLLHEAGVAENVIFFEAHSPLALSRAALRARVEECWQLTEQNTMYETFIDSFRPLLPLLKEAEPEELTPERCFQIQLLLIHFYRRVVLKDPLLPEELLPAHWAGQSARQLCINIYQRVASGALAFVSEKGETSVGELPVPGSLFFQRFGGLNIA
- the paaY gene encoding phenylacetic acid degradation protein PaaY; amino-acid sequence: MPVYQIDGLTPVVPDESYVHPTAVLIGDVILGKGVYIGPNASLRGDFGRIVVKDGANIQDNCVMHGFPEQDTVVEEDGHIGHSAILHGCIIRRNALVGMNAVVMDGAVIGENSIVGAAAFVKAKADMPANHLIIGSPAKAIRELSEQELVWKKQGTREYQVLVERCKKTMHQVEPLRDVEPGRKRLEFDENLRPKSAG
- a CDS encoding VOC family protein, with the translated sequence MRTQKRCMGHVAIVVDDYDRAIEYYTKKLGFKLVEDTPQPGKRWVVVTPNPESDCHLLLARASNDTQEAFIGNQCGGRVFLFLQTDDFWRDYNAMKTAGVQFCETPREEEYGTVVVFEDLYGNRWDLYQNK
- the azoR gene encoding FMN-dependent NADH-azoreductase, whose translation is MSKVLVLKSSILAGYSQSGQLSDYFVEQWREQHSADEITVRDLAANPIPVLDGELVGALRPSDAPLTPRQQEALALSDELIAELQAHDVIVINAPMYNFNIPTQLKNYFDLVARAGVTFRYTENGPEGLVKGKRAVVLTSRGGIHKDTATDLVAPYLTIFLGFIGITDVNFVFAEGIAYGPEVATKAQSDAKAAIDSLVAA